TCTGTGGCTTTCAGTGTGTTCCCAGAGGGGTGCAGCCCCCGCCTCTCTctgattccagaacatttttgtcACTGCAGGAGGAAGCCTTGTACCCACCAGCAtcaccccccgcccccgccccacaGTCGCCAGCCGGCTCTCggtctccatggatttgcctgttctgcaCATTTCGTGCAATGGAATCATACGGTATTTGTCTTTTCACGTCCGGCTTGTCTCACTGAGCACTGTGTTTTCAGGGTTGGCCCTGAAATGTGTCGTGGCAGGGCCAGTGCTTCATTCTTGTTgcagctgaagaatattccattgtccGGAGAGAGCACGTTCTGTTCATGCCCCTGACGTGTGCCCTGTGGAGGGCTTGGGGGCGGAGGCGTCTTCAGAGACCTCGATGCCCAGATGCCTCCCTCCCCTGGAGACCCCATCCTAGGACGACCCAGCTGGGCACAGTTGCCCCTGCCCACCCTCACTCCTGCTCACCTTGTTCACGGGGTGAGCCCCTGCTGACCCCCACCTGACACTGGACAGTAAGGCTGGAGGAGAAAGTCCCCCACGGCCCCACCTCGGGGTCACCAGCCCTGAGCCGAGCCCCTGCAGCCCACCCTCCCCAGGGCCAGAAACTTCCATGAAGTGGCTGTGCTTGCTAACTCGGCTGGGGGTCCGGTTTGGGTGGAATCGGAGGCCTTGGGCTCAAGGGAGCCCTGAAAGGACACCAGTTCCTGCCCCCCACTCCAAGGAGCATGGAGGGAACCCTCACACCTCCCAATTCCAGCACCCCGCCTTCCTGTTTCCAGCCTTCTGAAACTGATGGCGTGCGGGATCAGCCTCAGTGGGCACCGTGCTCAGCAGCGGCCGGCCCTCCTGTTTCTGCAGAATCCCTGGGGTACGTGAGAGGGGGTGAGGGCACCTGGAATCCGGGGGGGGCCCTCCATGGCCCAGCCGGGGTGCCCCCAGGAGGCTCCACACAGAAAGCCCTGCTCTGGTCCACCCTCCACATGAACCGTCTGTGCAGGAGGGACACTGTGCATGCCCACGTGTGCATACATGTGCAGGAGTCTATTCTGTGtccacatgtgtgtgcatgtgcaagtGTATATCTGCATGTGGGCATGGCACGTGACGTGCAAGCGTGTGCATGTCGGTCTGTGTGCACACAAGCGTGCATTGGTGTCTGTGGTGTGTGCACCTGTGCATGTATGTTCTGTGAGCATGTGTGCACCTctgcacctgtgtgtgtgtgcatgtctgtgtctgtgtgtgtgcacatgcgcTCACAGGCAAACCTTGGCCCTGCTGGCCCTCGAACCACTGTGAGCCGTCTCCTGACCCTGCGCACCCATGGCGAGCCAGGTACACTCCCTCCCAACCCCAACCCAGCAGCGACTTCGGGCCACGGGTCACCTTTTTGGCACCCAGTGGCCTCCCTGGCTGCGTTCAGGTCCAGGTGTGGGGAGCCGGGCAGTGCTGGCTTTGCATCCTGGACCTGGGAGGGGAGGCCCCACTGTGAGCCAGAGCTGGGACCCAACCCCTCAGCCCCTCCTTACAGGGGTCACAGACCCCAGCTGGCCACCCTGCCAGCCTGGCCCCACCAGGTGTGAGCCACCTGCATCGTCCACCTGGAGGTCCCGGTGGCCTCCGACCCTCCTGCCCCTGGGAGGTTCAGGCGAGGTGGGCCAGCAACTTTGAGTGACCCCCACGGGCCAGGCCACCTGCTGGCCACTCCTATGATGCTCCTCTGCCCTCAGTagcagcctgggggtggggggcgcccACAGCAACAGCCCTGGGCCAGGGCCAGAAGGAAGGTTCCGGAAGCCCCACCCTCCTCCATGCACCCGTGGTGAGGCGGGGTATGGCTGCCAACAGCAGGGGCCCCCAAGGTGAGGGGAGCGTCCCCTTCCCTTGTCCAAATGAGGGGACCTTCTCCAGAAGGGGCCACCTTAGGGAAAGAACGGCAGGTGCTGGACCCACTGCCTCTGCCTTGAGAGCACCCGCCCCAAGGCTGGCCAAGCATTTCCCTGCTCTCGCCAAGGGCTGGGGACCCCGGCTTGTGCCCCACAATCGCCCCTCCCTCTAGCTGGACCCCAGCCAGGTGGGTCTACACCTCTGCTTACCTGCCCAGCACCAGGAGGGGGTGCTCAGCAGGTGTgtgtggagtgaatgaatgagggaatgaatgaagTGACATAACTCTCCAGGTCTCAACTACATTTTAACTCCCGCCTCTCCCCGCCCCCAACCAAAGGTCAAGGGGAACCATGGGGCGGACCCGAGAGAGGGGCCCCCACCCCGCCCTTGGGGTCCCCAGCCCCGTGCGCCAGGCCGGCAGCCCCTCCGACCCGCCGCAGCTCCGCCGGCCGCTGCGCAAGATGGCTGCGGGGTGCGCGGGGAGCGCGGGCGGTGCGGGGGCGCGGGCGGGGCGGAGGGGCCTCCCCTCCCGGGCCCCCCAGAAGGCGCCGGGGACCCCGAGCGCCGCCGAAACCTGCGCCCCTCGCCGGGCTGCTGTGCGCCCCCGCTCGCCCGCGTCCCCGCGTCCCCCCCCGCCGCGCCCCCACGCCGCCATGCTCGCACCGCGCCGCCGCCCCCCGACTGCGCCCGGGCCCCTCGGAGCCGCCCCCGCGCGCTCCCCGCAGCCCCCGCCCCCCGCGCGCCCCCGCCCCCGCGCGCGCTCCGGGCTCGCGCCGCCGCCGTCAGCGCGCGGGGGCTCGGGGCGGGCGCGGGGGCCGCGCTCGGCACCTGCGGGCcgcggggcgggggcggcgggAGCCCGGGAGGCCCGCGCGGCCGACCCGGCCATGTCGTCGTCCTTCTTCAACCCCAGCTTCGCCTTCAGCTCGCACTTCGACCCCGGTGAGCCCCCGCGGGGCCGCGACACGGCGACAGGGCGACAGGGCGTCCCCGCCAGCGGCGCGTGGATTATTTTGCATGAAATTAACCCTCTCTGCGCTGTGCCGAGTCAGCAGAAGGACCGGGGCGCAGGGCCCGGCCCCTCCCGCAAACCCCAAGATGGGCCGGGGCGGGGGGCCGGGGCCTGGCATGGTGGGCACAGCGCCCAGCTCCGCTGCAGACCCCTCCTGGACCGGGGACCAGGGACTGTGGGGCCTGGGTCTGCCCCAGGTGCTGGGAGAGCAAGGGTGGCCTGGACGGAGGGCCCCGGGGTGGTGCGGGGATGGAGGGCCCCAGGCCCACCAGGGTCCCAGGCTTCCGCGGCCTTTTGGGGGGAGGCTCCTCCTGGGCTGGGAGCCGGTTCTGGGGGGGCACCCGGTGGCTCTGGGGGGGAAGGGGCAGTCGTGGCCAGCCACGGGACAGAATCCGTGAACAGAGACTCAGAGTCCAGATGGGAGGCTCTGCAGTCTCTGCGGGCACCGGAGCCCTGGGCAGTGAGTGGCGCCATCAGGCCAGCTGGGGGGACCCCGGGCAGCTGGTGGCATGTTTACCACGGCAGGCAGCAGGGTGTGCACAGGGGCTGGGGCCAGGAGGCCTTCCTTCCCGGGGCCTTTCCCAGCTCTGGCCCCTCAGTGGGAGGGGAGAAGACCCCCTGCCTGCAGCCGGGGCCCCGGGCCCCCAAGTCCCACCCACATGGCACTGGCACCCTGGCACGGCTCGCATCCAGCCAAAACAAAGCCAGGCACACGTGACGCTCTCCTGGGTCTCTCCCTGCCACTGCAGGGCTGAGCGGGGTCCCCAGGGCCCAGCCGGGTCTGAAGGCATTTGCTGTGGGGCTTGGGGGACCTGGTGTCTGGAGCGAGTCACCGGGACCCTGCAccgggcctgggggtgggaggcagaggcAGCCACCCTGAGCAGCGGGCGGGGGTCCTTCAGGGGCACGCAGGAGGGTGGGGGCCGGTGCTCTGGACAGGGGCCCCGTGGCCTCGCCGTGCCAGGCCTTGTCATCCTCTGGATCTGTGGGCTTGGACCTGCTGttgggtggggggttgggggttggCAGGGGGAGACCCCGACCCCTGACCCAccctgcagtggagaaagccccctgccccccacatcCTGCCACTTGAGCTCTTTGCAGGGGCCCAAACTGCCTTGTGCCCTGTTTAATTGCCCGCCTGACCTGGGGGTGCGTTTCCCTCCCGCTGCCTCCGAGTGCTGAGGGCCCCCCGCAAACAGCCGTGACCGGGGTCTTTAGAAGGCGTCAGTTCCGTGACTTCATAGGGAAAAGGTGGCCGGGGGCCACGGGGGTCTCCCCTTGTGGGGCGGGTGGAAGGCAAGGTGCTGTGGGAGCAGAAGTGTGGGCATGGGGGTCCCCATGTTGCCAGTGTGGCCTGGATGTCAGGACGTGGCTGGAGGCCACGGGGCGGAGGGGACCTTCCCGGGGAGCCACCACGGGGTCTCAGGGCTCCGCGGTGTCCCCACGGAGTGCTGGCGAGATGAGGATCCCGCCCCCTCTGGGCCCGACTACCTGCTGGCCCCCTCAGCCCCCCTCGCCCCTCGAGCCTGTTTCCCCTCGGTGCCTGGTGGCCCCCAGGCTCCCCGCAGCCAGTGgcacccctgccccccagggcTCCCCGCCGCCCGGAGGCTTTCCAGCTCGCCCCACCCCTAATGTGAGAGGGGCCTCTCGGTCTGCTGTCTCGTTGCTGTGGGGTCCCTGGGGGGTGCTCACGTCCACGACTGTCGTGGATTTGTCATGTGGTCACTTGGCCCGTCACTGCAGCGCCAGGGGGTGTGGACAGAGGGGCTGGGCCTGCTGGGGGCTCCGGGAGAAGTCACCAGGCCAGGCCCCGGCACTGACGGAGGACAGCAGCCCTGAGGCCCTCAAGGGATACGGGGTGTCCAGGCGTGATGGGGCTGCGTTTGGGTTTGAGGCGGGAGCCTTGGCTCAGGTGTGGCCTGGGGGCCGGTGGGGGGCCTTCCTTCTCACCGGCCAGTTGTCTGGGCCCCGCTGGCCATCAGTGGCTGGTGGCCATGGGGACGCTGCCCGGCAGCCGCAGCCCTGCTTCTGTGCCACAGGGTCTGGGGCCCGTCTGCCGACCCCCCAAGGCTTGGCCCCTCACGGGTGAGCCAGGTGGGCAGGCAGGGGTGACTGGAGGGTGCCACGTGGGGGGCCCAGGAACCGCTGGGGCTGAGGTGGCTgctggggggctgggagggggtgtGGGGTGCTCAGGCCCTTGGCGGGCACTGGCGGGTGCAAGGCTGGGTGGGCGCCTGGAGCGGTCGAGGCTGCCTGGCCAAGGTCGGGTGATGGGGGCCGTCTTGCTCCTGGTCTCCTGGGGGGGTGCCTCGGCCCTGGGGTGACAGGGGGCTGTCTGCACCCCAGGAGCCCGGCTTGGCCATCGTGTGCCCCGAGCCTGCTCACCAGCCCTTTCCCGACCCCAagggcctctctgtgcctccgtttCCCGATCTGGAAAGTGGGACTTACAGAGGTCAGGGGTGTGCAGCGCTGGGCCCATCATGGGGGACCCCACGGCTCATGACGAGCCCCTCCCCCAGCCGGCACCCACCCACGGCACCCTTCACGCCCAGCCTCACACGGACAGTGGATGGAGGAGGGGTGGAGGGGCAAGTGATTCCTGGGCCTGGCATGGTCGGGGTGCACTCGGGGGGACGCAGGCTCAGGTGGCCCCGGAGACGCTACTGGGCCTGCTTTCTGACTCACAGCCGCACCCTGGCAGCGTTTCTGTGACACTCTAACCACCCCTGACCACTGTCGGACCCTCCTGCACTCTGACCCACAGGGCCTGGGGCAGGTGGCACCTCCTTGGGGTGGGACGTCCCGCCCACCAGTTCCCCCCAAGACTGTTCGGACGCAGCTGCTGCTGACGTGGGTTCTTGGAGAGGGTCCAAGTGGAGGTGGTGGGTGCCCGGCAGCAGGCCCTGGGCTCGGGCCCCCACAGGGGGTGTGGGCGGGAGGCCACTGACCCCTGTGGCCTGGGCGTCAGTGGGACGATCTCTGTTCCAGCACATTCTGCAGGAAGCCAGGCGGCACCCTTCCGTCACTGGGGCTGCCTCTGCCCGTGGAGGCCTGCCCTGTTGCACACACAGGTGCACAGGCTCATGCACACTCAAACATGTGAATATGTATTtgcacacgcatacacacaagcccttgtgcacacacacacctgcagtAAATGCCTGCTGATTTACACGTGTCCTCAGACACAGAGATATGGCACAGCCATGgatttgcacacacacaccctacgTCCTCATAGGTACACACACGTCTTGTGTACACACACACCTTGTGTACACATATACATTTACCTCATGTACGCAAACAAGACACACACGTCTGCACCCTCATGCTCCCTCACACAGATGGACACCTGCACCCGCGTGGAtcttgcacacacatgcactcctGCACACACGGGTGCATGCACATGGGCTGGTGCTGTGTGTTGTCTAATGTGTGCAGACGCCTCATGGGGCGGGTCTCTCAGGGCTCAATTCCCCAGGGTGCCTATGGCCCCCCTCTGGCCAGCAGCTCCCAGCCTGAGCTCGGGCTCTCTCCTCGCCTTGGGGAACCCCCAAACCCGGTGTGTGAAATGGCCCCCTGTCGCATCCAGCCCAGCCCGCCTGGGCCTCCCCTGTCTTC
This sequence is a window from Choloepus didactylus isolate mChoDid1 unplaced genomic scaffold, mChoDid1.pri zz_scaffold_223_ctg1, whole genome shotgun sequence. Protein-coding genes within it:
- the LOC119526022 gene encoding basic proline-rich protein-like; its protein translation is MGSGGCPDPRVPSGEAPTRLRRPGPCPRPGPGGGRWGHIGHAVGAPRGAARVTDNAAPPTPGGPAGPAHAGSSWGGQPGAGAASGSPQQGSRALTPHTAQGVEGRPPRAEAAPVTEGCRLASCRMCWNRDRPTDAQATGVSGLPPTPPVGARAQGLLPGTHHLHLDPLQEPTSAAAASEQSWGELVGGTSHPKEVPPAPGPCTPTMPGPGITCPSTPPPSTVRVRLGVKGAVDRETEAQRGPWGRERAGEQARGTRWPSRAPGVQTAPCHPRAEAPPQETRSKTAPITRPWPGSLDRSRRPPSLAPASARQGPEHPTPPPSPPAATSAPAVPGPPTWHPPVTPACPPGSPVRGQALGGRQTGPRPCGTEAGLRLPGSVPMATSH